The genomic segment TTTTATTTACCATCAGTACTGTGTTCTCAGTGCTTAATGAAATTTTTGGAAGCACTTTTTGAAACGGCAGAGATTTATTTTTGTCACTGACAAGACATTTTAGTGCTACGTATGATGATatactttttcctttttcctctGTCCTTGTGATAAGCAAATTCAGAACGTTTTTATGCTTGATTACCAATTATCCTTTTGCATTGAACTGTTGAATTATAAAGaagactttcttttttttttaattcaggcaGTTAAAGGAGGTGGAACTAAAATTCTTAAAGCATGCCCATAACAAAAACAGACTGTGCAATTTAATTGCTAGATTCTGattaataaactttgttttattatttttcattaatctGATGGagatcaaaaaaataaaataatgattgtGTATTCCAAGCATTTTACCAATCAGTTCTCCCCAGGACATAAGTATTcctcaaaagtaaaaaaaaaaacttgatgtTTTTGTACGACAAGGTGTTTGTGTTCTGTTCATTTAGCATTGATAATTATTGGGCAATTTTAATAACTACATAGTTTTGGTGATCCAGCAAGCTCTAGTCATTTACTTGCAAGTGGGTTTCATtatatgaaatacaaataacatactgtattgcactttccttttattttgtacAAGTGAACAAATATTGTTAcaagagattaaataaatgcttaaaaaataaaaatgcataaaaactaatatttttatacaaattcctatttttaatttaaatcaagctattttttaacaaactttcCAGAGTGAAAAGACATCCAAAAGCCActcattgaaataaaaaagcgaATACATTCATTATGTATTTTTTGCTATTTAAGTGTCATGCCATGTGAAGGTATGGATTAATTTAGTCATAACATTCATAGTTTTAGGAAATTGTGTCATTCATAGTTCATAACACAACAGAGCAATGCAATTAAGATAATTGTTGTTTTGGAGATAACAGGCCCACTGGTATATTATCTCATATTcaagtatttaaataatttacataGGTTCACAGTTTCTTTTATCAGCATATGGCAATTTTATTTGCCACCCAGTGTGCATTGTTTCTTTATATAAACTTATTTAGTCAGTTGGAGGAGAGGGGGGAACATTGTCCATAGAAATACTCTGGTGGTTAGAATTGGTCCTGGTCTACATGCTTAAAgcttataaaacaaaaaccaatAAAATGAAACCTAGCAGATATAACACTGCTACTGTCTTCGGTAAGCTATACCCACTGTGTGAACAGGGAGTGCTCTGCAACCTGCTTAATAGAGGAAAAGAGAGGAGATTTACAAAATTTCAGATGGGTCCATTACAGAAgcaaatgttttgttgttttaatctgttgttaaaacatgtttttttttcattctgaccAGCTCAGGAACCCCTGttgttaatatatatatatatgatgaaTAACTGTATGTATGGTAATGGCCTTTACATATGTTTTTTGCCATTGTAGAAACTGTGGATTCTTCATATGCTTTATGCACTGCTGACTGAAatactaattattttaataacctCATCTTTTTGACAAAAGATATGAAGAATGCTTCTGTGCACAGTAGTcattgaaaaaaatactgtaaaccaGTGTCAGTTgctgaactgaaaaaaagtgcCCTGGAAAGCTAAACTGGATGGCAGCTTATTATGTATGCTTGATTCCAAATTGAAATCTGTGAGAAATGTTCAGCTATGCTACAATGTTGATGTAGCATAACAGTGTATCGGTGTTCGCTTTCTgcactgacatttttaaaacagtgttttCTTTACCCACTAACAATGCAGAAACATGAATTATAGATGACATTGAAGGTAACACTGAATTACATTCAGGAAGTGAGTAAATAtcattttataatgtttatattcTGAAATGCTGTATCTCCTTTACTATGCTGACTTTCTGGTGTTGTTTAATAGGTTACCTCATCCAaagttttaatttagaaatttgTTTATGGTAAATTAGTTATATTTGACTATTTACTAGTAATTACAGAGCCACTtgagatttttttcccttttctaaaCATTCCTTTCTCCTCCTTGTGTCTCTGCAGGTAACAGGTAGGATGGTGGCCGGGGAGGCTAGCGTTCACAGCTCCCTGGTGGCTTGCTGGCAGCCCATCCTGCTATTGATGTTGGGTACTGTCCTGTCAGGTTCAGCCACAGGTTGTCCCGCTCGCTGTGAGTGCAATGCCCAGGAGCGCTCAGTACTCTGCCACCGCAAGAGGCTACCAGCTGTACCAGAGGGCATTCCCACAGAGACACGGCTCCTGGACCTTAGTAAGAACAAGATCAAGACCATCAACCCAGATGAATTTGCCCCCTACCCCCATCTTGAGGAGCTGGAACTTAATGAGAATGTGATCTCCACAATTGAGCCAGGCGCCTTCAACAACCTCTATGGCTTGAGGACACTGGGGCTGCGGAGCAACAAGCTGAAACTCATTCAGATAGGGGTCTTCACAGGACTGAGTAACCTCACCCACCTGGACATAAGTGAGAACAAGATAGTTATCCTTCTGGACTACATGTTTCAGGACCTTTATAACCTCAAAGCTCTGGAAGTGGGAGACAATGATCTGGTTTTCATCTCACACCGTGCATTTCATGGACTCAACAGCTTGGAGCAGCTCACCTTGGAGAAGTGCAATCTGACGTCCATCCCCACTGAGGCTTTCACTCACCTCCACAGTCTAATTGTGCTCCGGCTGCGGCAccttaacattaacattattaGGGATTATTCTTTCAAACGGCTACACCGGCTAAAGGTTCTGGAGATCTCACACTGGCCCTTTCTGGATACTATGACCTCCAACTGCCTCTATGGACTCAACCTGACCTCTTTGACCATTACTCACTGCAACCTGACCACTATTCCATATGTGGCTATCCGCCATCTTGTCTACCTGCGCTTCCTGAACTTGTCATTTAACCCCATACATACCATAGAAGGAGGCAAGCTTCACGATTTGCTTCGACTCCAGGAATTTCATCTTGTTGGGGGTCGACTGGTAACAATAGAGCCATATTCCTTCAGAGGATTGAACTACCTGAAGATCCTCAATGTCTCAAGCAATTCTTTAACCACCCTAGAGGAATCTGCCTTTCACTCAGTGGGAAACCTGGAAACTCTAAATCTTCACGATAACCCTCTGGCTTGTGACTGTCGTCTGCTTTGGATCTTTCGCCGCCGCTGGAGACTCAATTTCAACCGTCAGCAGCCCACATGCAGTATGCCTGAGTTTGTCCAAGGAAAAGAGTTTAAGGACTTTCCAGATATTCTTCAGCCTAACTATTTCACCTGCCGTAAATCCCGAATTCAGGACCGCAAGCCTCAGCAAAAGTTTGTGGATGAGGGGACTACAATTCACTTTGTGTGCCAGGCAGATGGAGATCCAGCCCCTGTAATAATGTGGTTGTCGCCTCGTAAGCACCTCATTACAACGAAGACCATCGGCAGACTGACAGTGTTTCCAGATGGCACCTTAGAAGTGCGATATGCACAAATCCAGGACAATGGCACATATATGTGCATTGCCAGCAACGCAGGTGGAAATGATACTGTTTTGGCCCATTTGCATGTCCGTAGCTATTCACCAGACTGGCCCCATCAGCCAAATAAGACTCTGGCCTTCATTTCAAACCAGCCTACTGACAACGGTGCCAATGGAACCCGTGCTACTGTTCCCTTCCCTTTTGACATCAAGACATTGATCATTGCTACAACAATGGGATTCATCTCTTTTCTTGGTGTTGTTCTATTTTGTTTGGTGCTTCTCTTCCTCTGGAGCAGAGGTAAAGGTAACACCAAGCACAACATAGAAATTGAATATGTGCCCCGCAAGTCAGACGCTGGCATGAGCAGCAGTGCTGCAGAAGCACCCCGCAAATTCAACATGAAAATGATCTGATAGTTTGATGGCCCAGAGAACCAACATAAAgataaatcaattttaaaaaaagttctcCCTAACAGTCCCAGGATCCTGGGATTTTATTCTAGATTTACAGAATTTTCCTGACTTTAAACACCAGAAGGGGATgttctttgctttcatttttttgctgAAATTATGAAAGAAACTAACACAGCTCATGTCCTTCCTGGATGTTTGATCAAGACTGAATTCTGAAGGGCCTTCAGGGACCACTTCTTTGAAACCGAACTTCATTGTACGGGATTCTTGTGGATTTTTATGGGAAAAaagttgattaaaaataaaataaattaatccttTTAAAATTTCTTATCATCCACCAGAATGCAAAAGGCAGATCAGTTTTCTCCATGCAGTCCTTTGCCTTtcatttttgcttcttttttatgaaaatattaacagatTTTATGGAAGGATACAACTAGGCAGAGCACTGAAAAACGGGTTGGTGAACACATTGACCTTCAGCCATACAAAAAGAGAGGATTCCATTTTTTCACAGCTTTTCAGCCATAATAAATTTCActaggtgtaaaaaaaaaacgtatttccTTTTAGAGCTTTAGACCTCCTGTATATTTTCCATGGGCAATTTGTGGACAAACTACTCACTTTATGGGAAACAAATCAGATGTGCAAATTACCAGAGGGAAAATGATGTCCTCAATCAtggcaatattaaaatattctttaaataatacaataaaaaatttATTTCACTACCATGTCCAAAAAAGTCTTTGCTCATACCCTGTACTACACCcttaacaaacaacaaaatccttatattttttttctagtgtGGCCCTTATACAGTTTTAGCATTAAATGTATTTGATCTGCTTTTCAAGCCaaagtgaaaaatgtaaataatatgtttattggtactgattttttttgctaaaaTTAAGTACATTAGGAAAGGGATCAGAATAACTGTGAGAACACTCAGCTAAAGGGTCAGTCTTGCTCAGGAAATGTTGTGTCATGTATACTGTGTATGTTTTATAGTAAGAAGCCAGTGAGGTAGAGATACAACCTTTGTGATAGCAACAGGTATGGGAATGGTAGGAGTGTCACCCTCTATTGTGGTAATTAGTCTTGCATGTTAAAAAGCAGTCCAAATTAATTCCAAATAATCACTCCTGGGGTTTACACAAACTTCAAAATCACCTCCACAGTAACTTTGTGACATGGCACACATGCATCTTATGCATTCCTATTGTCTGTCATCTAAAATGGAGAGAAAGATTTCTGCACTTCAGATCCCATTTAATCTAATATGAACCCTTATTATTCTTCACAAGAGTTAGGGGAACACACTCATTCaataatcttatttttttttatttggctatacagtatacagcatgtTACACTACAAGATGATtgtgtaaaaagaaaatgagtgCTAATTAGGAATGTAAGCAAACTACTAAGTGGTCATGATACTAAAACATGAAGCACGTCTCACATTATAAACAGCTGTTCTTAATATAATATATGGACATTTAAATGCTCCCtctcatattcatattcattgGGTAATTTGTATTTACTTGTGATGTTTTAGTTcctaaaataaaactaatcaGAAAAGCTTTTCCTATACCTTCCAAGTGAAACATTGTCTGTGTACGCCCTTTCATTAACTTTAAAGGAACgctgtataaaaatgaaatgtattggGGACTATTGTCTTCTCTTTTGACAGGACAGCCTCACAAACCTCAACCTATCAAACCTCACATCCCAGCTACAATTTCAAGTAAATGCCAATAAATGTGATTCAAATACTCCCACCTCTCCAGTCTTGACCGTTTTGAAATTATGAGGAGTTTCATGAGGAAAAAGAGACATAGTAATTCAAAGCattgtgtttaaaatgaaagcagCCTTTGTATTTTAATGACTTTTTTGTGTAGAAGAAAAGAATTAGGCTTAATGTGCATATTACTATATGGGAGCTACAGAGCATTTTAACTCTATACTGTCCCGTCTTCcaactgtaaaaattaaaatcactaatgtaatatacagtacgttCGGCTTATAAAACTGAAGCAGAAATCATACAGCTGAGATCAGTCAGTGACTAAATATAAGAtttaacataataaaataattatttaataaccAAAAGCCTATTTTcctattttacatacagtatccacAGAAAGTCAACACAGCCTTTGCAAAATAACACATATTGTGGCCTAAcagcctgaaatcaagacacattaaatccaaatttattttaactttattaaCACAATGTAACACACAGcctccaagtgaaaaacaaatgttcaacctttctgaaaagcacaaatgaaaacataaaatggCACCTTTTACTTAAATTACAGAGATAATTCTGATTAAATAGGTTTAtatcaatgtacagtagcacacCCAGATTTGAAAAGGTTGATCCATTTGTTCTTACAGAACTGTTCAAGCTCAGTCaaattgaaaacaattttatttagtTTGATGTCAGGGCCCTGAGTGGGACACTAAAGGACATTTACCTTTTTGTTCTTTGGCCAGTCCGTTGTTGCCTTGGTTATGGGCTTCCTTCCCAATTTCAGTTTCATAAGTTTTTCTTTAAGAATCTGTATTTTGCTTAATCCTTTTTCGCTTTGATCCTGACCAGTGCCCCAGTCCCTGTTACAGAGAATCACACCCATAACAGAATGTTGCCTCCACCGTACTTCAaagtaaggatcatgttttgtttttggtgtgCTGTATTGTTTGCATTCAGGCAAAAAGGTTCTATCCTGATTTCATCATCATCGTTTTTTCCAGATGGCTTCGTAATCAATGTTGTTTTGCATACCTTAAACGCGACTCAGTATGAGCTGTTTTAAGAAGTGATTTTATTCTTGCCTCCTCCCATACAACCTAGTCATGTGGACTATTTCACATAGTGGTCTTTGACTAACCATTTTCGGACCCTATGCGTGACGGCAGGAAAGGATTACAGGCGCTGGAGGCAGATGTCAGGAAAGACACGCAAGGGTTTATTAACACAAACCAGGTGACAAGTGATTTTTCGTGCAGGCGTGACAATGTGACACAAGGGGTTAATCCAAATAGAGACACCCAGATGAGCTGTGTCAGCCTGATTTACGCCTTAAATGAGGAAACTGAGATAGATCGGGAGTCGGAGTGCCCCCTGGAGGTGAATTGTCTACTGTGACATGGACAGCTTGGGATATTGTTGTGACATGTACACACTGACCAGTCTTTGAAAGTCCTTCAAAATTCTCATTGGTTTCATGGTGGtctctctgatcagtctccttTTCACTTGGTTATCCATTTTAGAGGGGTGACCTGATATTGGCATGGTCTTGGGGGTGCCATATGCCTTTCACTGCTTAATGATGGTCTTGACTATTTTCCAAGGGATATTTATgggcttttaaatgtttttctattCATCTCCTGTTCTGTGACTTTCAACAATTTAATCTTGGAAGTCTTTTGGTAGCTTCCTGTTGCACATATTTGACTCTTTACTTTGAGATGCACTGCCTATTGGAGCAGCTGattttattctaaaatcatCAGAACCACTGAAGTTGAACACAACTGGGAAATAATTAGATTGTTGTTTGATTTGGAAGACAATTGGTTACACCAGAGCTAATTTACAGTTGCACTTACTGAGAGGTGTGTATACTTACCAAACCCATTTTCTAGGCTTGCATTTGTAATCACTTGTAACTGAGCATTTGTTTTATACATAAAGGTTGTGTTTTACAATGTTTAAATAATGGTAAAATAAGTACTGAATTAATATATCTTGATTTAAGACTCTCAGGCTACAAAATGTGTTGCTTTGGAAAGGGTGTGTAGGTTTTTAATAggcattttattataattatagaaATTAATATGGTTCTTGACTGAAGATTCATATCTATACATTGTCAATATATTGAAATGTTAGGTACCAACAATAACACAAATCTTCTCatcaatcaaaataaataatactttcaACTTTGCATTTGCAGGTTAACAACACATGTTGTagcagttcaagtaggtagcagcatcagcatgcgtaggctgcaaaggaacaagttacaggtttattccatgctgaaaagagaagaaaagaaacacaaccttttggctgtggagccttgacTTGACTTGCCTTGAAAcacaggctccacagccgaaatgttgtgtttcttttcagcatggaataaacctttatttgttcctttgcaacataTGTTGTATACTAGGAAACAAagtcattaaataaaaaatttaaaaggcTGCAAATTAGGTAATTTGGCTACTTATTGATTCCCGGTTTTcacccagccatttcttgaagaatCAAAGTCTTACTAGAAAGCAtggttgtactgtatttctagaGTTGGATGCTCACTAACTAAAACCTTCAAATTCTGTGCTAATCTGAAGTTCATGTGTTCAGCAACCCACCAAGCCGTTAAAACACTAgctttcagtttcacattttgcaagccggaaatgtttttaaaggaaaaaaaagttcaaaagatttattattttaaatccttattctaaataaaacaaactgtcATTTTGTCAAATATATCATCAATCAATTGTAAGGTTCTTCATTCTGATTTTGAAAGAACTACACAACGTGTTTCATTTGATCTACTTGGTTATATGTCCCAAGCCCTAATCCTATAAAGTGCACACTATAGACAGCTGGGCCAACAGCTGGATGAAGGGTGGggttatatataataaaatatttaagtagTTAAGAAGTTAAGAGGTTGAAagtattcattcaaatgcaatttacAAACAGctgacaaaatatgaaaaaggcTTGTACTGTGCTGGTCTAAGGTCGAATTTGGTGAATAAGACTCAGTTTGTTAAAGATGTGTATACATTACTCAGCCTTCCAGCTCCACTAATTAACAGGTACATTGAAATGgtctttgtattttcttttcttatctCCAGGACTGCATTGAATATGTAGTCATAAACAAAgaactttttattaaaaaacaaaacaaaataattgacaAAAACGTTCAACTTGTTCTGTGCAATAAAGGTAatatgcagatttttttttaattgacacaaTTTTATTGATGTTAAATTGTTTGATGAAATTATGGTATGTTGTATTAAACAATCTATGGagtttttttacataaatggTCCAATCATTAATTCAAGCCTCAGGGGATGGTTATCATTGTAAGAACATAAGCAGCCCAACCACAGTCCTAATACCATTACAAAATACTGTCATGATAATTAAATATAGTTAGTGAATCATACATAGATTTTATTTGTGTTGTAATGCCCACAGAGTAAAAACATTTAGgttaacatctacagtattgtGTTTCATAACTTACCAAAGACTGGTTCAATATTATAGAGTGCTTGTAAATTTAATTGCCCAATGCAAACAATTATATCAATTATGCCATTATAACCATGGAGAACACACCAATGCCTACAAGTGGATattgcattatttttatattataatacCATTAAGCTGTTGCAGGACAGTCTGCCATTTGCTGTTATTGTTCTCTATGTCATTGCACAGTTGTACACAGTGTTCATAATATAGATTATTTATTTGGCGAAAACGCTATATTATCATCATCACTCTTTATGATATTTAAACAACTTTTGAAGGTCTGTATGGGAATATAATATTCATAGACTGTTTTGGGGGGAATTTTTTTAATGGACAATACAATATCATGATGTGAATCTCAGGAGATTAGTTAGGATATTTCATTCTTAATTTTCTGTGTGGAAATACATGCAGATTTTAATCTTGTTACAATAAAACACATGAACTCATATCAGCTTTTATGcttaaatgaaacaataaaatagCTTTTAAGAGTGCACTGTGCCCTTGTGGGAAATAGCTGTGAAATGCTGTGCAACATTAGAGACCTTTATCTTACCTGGCATTGGTAGTAATTGAAAATACTTATATTTCATTTCACCCTAATATCTCCACTCCAGCACAAGCATGCATAAGTTCAAACCTATTATTCAAATCACAGTCTGTGTTCAATTTgcttatctttatatttattcAAATTTAGCATTCATGAGTATAAATACAGTCATATCCTATTATGGAACAAAGGAGCAAGCACGTATAGTATCATTACACTACTTTGTTCTGGCTCATGAGGAATAAATAGGGAACAGAATTGAATCTTGGAGCATCTATGGTATTAAGCCACTagcaaacattaaaaataacctCAGTATAACCAGGGTTCAAGAACAGTAAATAAGGCAACACATAATTTGTGATTTATTTGAGTTTGACTCATTAGTTCTACTACTGGAGGTGGCTGGGGATAAATCTTGCTTCTTCCAGAAAGCAGTCGTTTCTTCTATTTGTGTCTTTGGTTTATACTGTGATTTTACaattattcaattcaatttattttcaattttcaattcaAGTGCCTTTCACGACatggttgccccaaggcgcttaacaaagcaagtgaccacacatgttgtgaatacagaacagaaaagaccagaagacaatggaggagaggaaccaaaaaactccttagtaaggagaaaaaaaaacctataaGGGTCCAAgatcaactggctgcccaacccctttgggcatgctaacattaaagaaaagaaaaaaatgaataaaggtattaatccatccatcatgtcttctgtatatcagtactccatgcagatctctgtagaccaggaaaatcctcctaaacaatagctatatccacgatgtccctcttggatccatggcagtgatgcagcatcacTGTCACCAGCCTGGGCACCACCCGGACTTGTCGGAAGGAGaaattcatttattattattcataataataattattcatcataataataatccagcagccatatcacgctgcaactcacaactggcaatccactgcagctaagcaggtgtgagcctggtcagtacctggataggagacctcctgggaaaaactaaggatgctgctggaagaggtgttagtggagccagcagggggtgctcaccctgcggtccatgtgggtcctaatgccccagtatagtgacggtatagtatactgtaaacaggcgccatgagacttcggatgagacgtaaaactgaggtcctgactctttgtggtcattaaaaatcccagggtgtttctcgaaaagagtacgggtgtaaccccggcgtcctggccaaatttcccattggcccttaccaatcatggcctcctaataatccccatctatgaattggcttcattactctgctctcctccccactaatagttgatgtgtggtgagcgttctggcacactatggctgccgtcgcatcatccaggtggatgctgcacattggtggtggtggaggggagcccccattacctgtaaagcactttgagtggagtgtccagaaaagcgctatataagtgcaagcaattattattattattattattattattattattattattattataaattttcataagaaaacataaagtgaaataaacaacacaaattaatttcattttcatttttgctaGAAATAAATACTTCATTGAGATTAGTTCTGTCACTTGCAGGACTGTCCGAGTGGCACCTCTATGGTTTATAATACTTTAGGTTTAGTTCAGAATGAAATTCATAGCATCATATCTGTAgcatattctttttaatatttattccaagttaaattaaaatcacCAATTTGAGCATACAGATTTTACATAGTGAAAAGTAAAACCATATGAAGAGAGATATTCTTTGAAGAA from the Lepisosteus oculatus isolate fLepOcu1 chromosome 5, fLepOcu1.hap2, whole genome shotgun sequence genome contains:
- the lingo1a gene encoding leucine-rich repeat and immunoglobulin-like domain-containing nogo receptor-interacting protein 1, with the protein product MVAGEASVHSSLVACWQPILLLMLGTVLSGSATGCPARCECNAQERSVLCHRKRLPAVPEGIPTETRLLDLSKNKIKTINPDEFAPYPHLEELELNENVISTIEPGAFNNLYGLRTLGLRSNKLKLIQIGVFTGLSNLTHLDISENKIVILLDYMFQDLYNLKALEVGDNDLVFISHRAFHGLNSLEQLTLEKCNLTSIPTEAFTHLHSLIVLRLRHLNINIIRDYSFKRLHRLKVLEISHWPFLDTMTSNCLYGLNLTSLTITHCNLTTIPYVAIRHLVYLRFLNLSFNPIHTIEGGKLHDLLRLQEFHLVGGRLVTIEPYSFRGLNYLKILNVSSNSLTTLEESAFHSVGNLETLNLHDNPLACDCRLLWIFRRRWRLNFNRQQPTCSMPEFVQGKEFKDFPDILQPNYFTCRKSRIQDRKPQQKFVDEGTTIHFVCQADGDPAPVIMWLSPRKHLITTKTIGRLTVFPDGTLEVRYAQIQDNGTYMCIASNAGGNDTVLAHLHVRSYSPDWPHQPNKTLAFISNQPTDNGANGTRATVPFPFDIKTLIIATTMGFISFLGVVLFCLVLLFLWSRGKGNTKHNIEIEYVPRKSDAGMSSSAAEAPRKFNMKMI